Proteins co-encoded in one Bacillus infantis NRRL B-14911 genomic window:
- a CDS encoding type IV pilus modification PilV family protein: MKLKKIYNSSKGLTLIEVLLSLAILSIILLGSMKFFTQAYTYTSGSQNKTAAVNVARNALMFIENESFIEVRKKFLEDNLSGLSLYICNNSYIADWHGDRSEFPAGCRKDKITVNNIPFDVTIRKGKDYSKFSSSFIPLEASVKWENQGKTEETKIEGAIKSEDLR; the protein is encoded by the coding sequence ATGAAACTTAAAAAAATTTATAATAGTTCAAAAGGCCTTACTTTAATAGAGGTTTTATTATCTCTTGCGATCCTGAGCATTATCCTGTTAGGTTCTATGAAATTTTTTACACAAGCTTATACTTATACCAGCGGAAGCCAAAATAAAACAGCTGCTGTTAACGTTGCCAGAAATGCACTAATGTTCATCGAAAATGAGAGTTTTATAGAAGTAAGAAAAAAATTTCTGGAAGACAATCTGTCTGGCCTGTCCCTTTACATATGCAATAACAGCTATATAGCCGATTGGCATGGTGATAGGTCTGAATTTCCGGCCGGCTGCAGAAAAGACAAGATTACCGTCAACAATATTCCGTTTGACGTTACGATCAGAAAAGGAAAGGATTATAGCAAATTTTCCTCATCCTTTATCCCTCTGGAAGCTTCTGTTAAGTGGGAAAACCAGGGAAAAACCGAAGAAACAAAAATTGAAGGGGCTATAAAAAGTGAAGATCTTCGATAA
- a CDS encoding PRC-barrel domain-containing protein, with product MKNSSQITGLPIISISDGQQVGKVKTLVINPEKGSVDFLTIEHEDWQVSVKAIPFKKVVGIGEYAVTVESDNAVIDLNEIPIANQLVNKKIKIISTKVMTRKGELIGEAIEYYIDDETGNILGMEMKSGSNEEALPSEYVLTYGKDILIVKEDAADGFLNDISLLDPQNKQLKENEAFITDMALEEESDIETLKERQIELLNGKKVTADIWGQNGTVLIPNGTLLTRAIIEQAQTEGPNVVVELSMNVEA from the coding sequence ATGAAAAACAGTTCGCAGATTACCGGTCTTCCCATTATTAGCATTTCGGACGGTCAGCAGGTCGGTAAAGTGAAAACATTAGTGATAAATCCGGAAAAAGGGTCTGTAGACTTTTTGACAATTGAACATGAGGATTGGCAGGTAAGTGTCAAGGCGATCCCTTTTAAAAAAGTAGTGGGGATTGGTGAATATGCAGTTACTGTGGAGAGTGACAATGCTGTAATCGATCTAAACGAAATTCCAATTGCCAACCAGCTGGTGAACAAAAAAATCAAAATTATCAGCACTAAAGTAATGACCCGAAAGGGAGAACTGATTGGAGAAGCAATTGAATACTATATTGACGATGAAACAGGCAATATCCTTGGCATGGAGATGAAATCGGGAAGCAATGAAGAGGCTTTGCCTTCTGAATATGTTTTAACTTACGGGAAAGATATCCTTATTGTTAAAGAGGATGCTGCAGATGGCTTCCTAAATGATATCTCATTGCTGGACCCTCAGAATAAGCAATTGAAAGAAAATGAAGCATTCATTACTGATATGGCATTGGAAGAAGAATCGGATATAGAGACACTTAAGGAAAGGCAGATTGAACTTCTGAACGGAAAAAAAGTAACTGCAGACATATGGGGGCAAAATGGAACCGTATTAATTCCGAACGGGACTCTCCTTACGAGAGCAATCATTGAACAGGCCCAGACAGAAGGGCCTAATGTAGTCGTTGAGTTGTCAATGAATGTTGAAGCTTAA
- a CDS encoding PilW family protein has protein sequence MKIFDNKGVTLYELLAAMAITMIILPVIYGVFTSGVKLYNKIQVEGQLRDDADYAATMIMNTFYSFPFDYVKDCGPNCLELVDSRHTSVEKVEDSSFYSVNKNEENEQLTSLQIKLTDKSSDSQASAIEINNSKLDVSADFSNSEIRFACSSSVSGDCQSFMISLNLILADERLDDKLYLDSKFGFTVGGTPNE, from the coding sequence GTGAAGATCTTCGATAATAAAGGTGTTACCTTATATGAACTTCTTGCCGCAATGGCCATTACCATGATTATTTTGCCAGTCATTTATGGGGTCTTCACTTCCGGTGTTAAGCTTTATAACAAAATACAGGTGGAAGGCCAGCTAAGGGATGATGCTGATTATGCAGCGACCATGATCATGAACACCTTTTATTCTTTTCCATTTGACTATGTAAAAGACTGCGGCCCCAATTGCCTTGAACTGGTTGACTCCAGGCATACTTCCGTTGAAAAAGTTGAAGACAGCAGCTTTTATTCAGTTAATAAGAATGAAGAAAATGAACAGCTGACTTCTCTTCAAATAAAATTGACCGATAAAAGCAGTGATAGTCAGGCTAGTGCAATTGAAATTAATAATTCCAAGCTAGATGTTTCTGCCGATTTTTCAAATTCAGAAATCAGATTTGCCTGCAGCAGTTCAGTAAGCGGGGACTGCCAAAGTTTTATGATCAGCTTAAATTTGATCCTGGCTGATGAACGGCTCGACGATAAGTTGTACTTAGACAGCAAATTCGGCTTTACTGTAGGAGGCACTCCTAATGAATAA